One segment of Procambarus clarkii isolate CNS0578487 chromosome 1, FALCON_Pclarkii_2.0, whole genome shotgun sequence DNA contains the following:
- the LOC138359252 gene encoding uncharacterized protein, translating to MKRKLPSDVLDKLFVLYNKSSLSVKEISEGLCSIIERKRDNPDGKVTSKPLSTTNSRQQSTNSIPNKSKTTSPSPKWKQSSVGTYAVGPSKPTVNASPKSVTPQDAVNVWKPCVFCEQPHVIYFCKFYPDRATRIKRLKELRKCTKFIRAHNPDTCTTHIRTCNRCHKGQHHTALCGDSSTKSAKPQKEEGTTTSVQLCTVLLGISVFSTRSDHNSALLTAQLTIKNGESKATICGLFDQGSQMTFISKELVDALKLTPVRETRIDIAGFLTNTGARVLKVVRPKVRLGGYVRTIQALVVDRFPTDLYVYGLGTTVKFLKEKGIHLADKITSDNLSNIGILMGLDVYHKFLPIKGRKTRNEKQGGSSLL from the coding sequence ATGAAACGCAAATTACCCAGTGacgtactggataagttgtttgtcttATATAACAAATCTTCTCTGAGTGTAAAGGAGATAAGCGAAGGTTTGTGTTCCATCATAGAAAGAAAAAGAGATAACCCAGATGGAAAAGTGACATCTAAACCTTTGTCTACCACTAATAGTagacaacagagtacaaacagtattcCAAACAAATCTAAAACAACTTCCCCCTCCCCAAAGTGGAAACAAAGCAGTGTAGgcacatatgcagttggtccctccaaacctacagttaatgcGTCACCCAAATCGGTGACTCCCCAAGATGCTGTTAACGTCTGGAAACCATGTGTGTTCTGTGAACAACCACATGTCATATACTTTTGCAAATTTTACCCCGATCGTGCTACACgtataaaacgactcaaggagttacgtaAATGTACAAAGTTTATAAGGGCACATAATCCCGACACCTGTACAACTCATATACGCACCTGTAAtaggtgccataagggtcaacaccatacagcactttgtggggactcaAGTACAAAGTCTGCCAAACCACAGAAGGAGGAAGGAACTACCACATCAGTacagctttgtactgtgttactTGGCATAAGTGTCTTCTCAACAAGGTCTGATCATAATTCAGCTCTACTCACTGCTCAATTGACCATTAAAAATGGAGAGTCCAAAGCCACCATATGTggattatttgaccaaggatcccaaatgacttttatctcaaaggagttggtagatgcCCTGAAACTCACACCTGTAAGAGAGACACGAatagacatagcaggattcctgactaacacAGGAGCCCGAGTCCTCAAGGTAGTACGACCTAAAGTACGTTTAGGAGGTTATGTCCGAACGATACAAGCTctggtagtagatagattcccaacagacctgtatgtATATGGTCTAGGTACAACAGTCAAATTCCTGAAAGAAAAGGGAATCCATTTGGCTGATAAAATCACGTCAgacaacctttccaatattggaatccttatgggattagatgtctaccataagtttttACCAATTAAAGGAAGAAAAACAAGGAATGAGAAACAAGGAGGTTCAAGCCTCCTATGA
- the LOC138359260 gene encoding uncharacterized protein gives MAPKLFVLYNKSSLSVKEISEGLCSIIERQRDNPDGKVTSKPLSTTNSRQQSTNSIPNKSKTTSPSPKWKQSSVGTYAVGPSKPTVNASPKSVTPQDAVNVWKPCVFCEQPHVIYFCKFYPDRATRIKRLKELRKCTKFIRAHNPDTCTTHIRTCNRCHKGQHHTALCGDSSTKSAKPQKEEGTTTSVQLCTVLLGISVFSTRSDHKSALLTAQLTIKNGESKATICGLFDQGSQMAFISKELVDALKLTPVRET, from the coding sequence ATGGCCCCTAAGTTGTTTGTCTTATATAACAAATCTTCTCTGAGTGTAAAGGAGATAAGCGAAGGTTTGTGTTCCATCATAGAAAGACAAAGAGATAACCCAGATGGAAAAGTGACATCTAAACCTTTGTCTACCACTAATAGTagacaacagagtacaaacagtattcCAAACAAATCTAAAACAACTTCCCCCTCCCCAAAGTGGAAGCAAAGCAGTGTAGgcacatatgcagttggtccctccaaacctacagttaatgcGTCACCCAAATCGGTGACTCCCCAAGATGCTGTTAACGTCTGGAAACCATGTGTGTTCTGTGAACAACCACATGTCATATACTTTTGCAAATTTTACCCAGATCGTGCTACACgtataaaacgactcaaggagttacgtaAATGTACCAAGTTTATAAGGGCACATAATCCCGACACCTGTACAACTCATATACGTACCTGTAAtaggtgccataagggtcaacaccatacagcactttgtggggactcaAGTACAAAGTCTGCCAAACCACAGAAGGAGGAAGGAACTACCACATCAGTacagctttgtactgtgttacttggcataagtgtcttctcaacaaggtctgatcataaatcagctctactcACTGCTCAATTGACCATTAAAAATGGAGAGTCCAAAGCCACCATATGTggattatttgaccaaggatcccaaatggcttttatctcaaaggagttggtagatgcCCTGAAACTCACACCTGTAAGAGAGACATGA